In Hermetia illucens chromosome 1, iHerIll2.2.curated.20191125, whole genome shotgun sequence, one genomic interval encodes:
- the LOC119658720 gene encoding protein gustavus isoform X2: MNMGQKNSGGVKSVSRDAPAPFKPVIPRELAADFTRPARLEILLDMPPVSRDVQVKYSWNSEDRSLNIFVKEDDKLTFHRHPVAQSTDCIRGKFGFTKGLHVWEVYWPTRQRGTHAVVGVATIEAPLHSVGYQSLVGSTDQSWGWDLGRNKLYHDSKNCAGVTYPAILKQDEAFLVPDKFLVALDMDEGTLSFIVDGQYLGVAFRGLKGKKLYPIVSAVWGHCEITMKYIGGLDPEPLPLMDLCRRVIRQKIGRHRLEDRIQDLHLPHSMKTYLLYRDRR; this comes from the exons ATGAACATGGGACAAAAAAATAGCGGCGGAGTTAAATCAGTCAGCCGAGATGCTCCGGCTCCATTCAAACCAGTCATCCCCCGTGAATTGGCTGCCGACTTCACAAGGCCGGCCCGCCTAGAAATCCTTCTGGATATGCCGCCTGTGTCTCGCGATGTACAAGTGAAGTACTCATggaattcagaagacagatcGCTCAATATATTCGTGAAAGAAGATGACAAACTCACATTTCATAGACATCCTGTTGCACAAAGCACCGATTGTATACGAGGTAAATTCGGCTTCACCAAAGGGCTGCACGTGTGGGAAGTTTACTGGCCCACGCGACAAAGGGGGACACATGCTGTCGTGGGAGTAGCTACAATAGAAGCACCTCTTCATTCCGTAGGTTATCAAAGTCTAGTTGGTTCAACAGATCAAAGTTGGGGATGGGATCTGGGAAGGAATAAATTGTATCATGATTCAAAGAACTGTGCTGGAGTCACGTACCCTGCTATTCTGAAACAGGATGAAGCATTTCTGGTGCCCGACAAATTCCTGGTCGCTCTCGATATGGACGAGGGCACTCTTAGTTTTATAGTAGATGGCCAGTATTTGGGAGTAGCGTTTCGAGGACTGAAAGGAAAGAAACTGTATCCGATTGTTTCGGCTGTATGGGGTCACTGCGAGATAACGATGAAATATATTGGAGGTCTTGACC CTGAACCCCTACCACTTATGGATCTCTGCCGGCGTGTTATACGTCAAAAAATAGGACGACATCGATTAGAAGATCGTATCCAAGACTTACATCTGCCTCATTCAATGAAAACATATTTACTTTATAGAGATCGTAGATAA
- the LOC119658720 gene encoding protein gustavus isoform X1, which translates to MKRVLQQMELTRKRYKGGRGPVLRSSDRRRPQSISSTSPLSPRVVLSRLEPRDFERLRLSYKVTILDQRRTRSSRGMNMGQKNSGGVKSVSRDAPAPFKPVIPRELAADFTRPARLEILLDMPPVSRDVQVKYSWNSEDRSLNIFVKEDDKLTFHRHPVAQSTDCIRGKFGFTKGLHVWEVYWPTRQRGTHAVVGVATIEAPLHSVGYQSLVGSTDQSWGWDLGRNKLYHDSKNCAGVTYPAILKQDEAFLVPDKFLVALDMDEGTLSFIVDGQYLGVAFRGLKGKKLYPIVSAVWGHCEITMKYIGGLDPEPLPLMDLCRRVIRQKIGRHRLEDRIQDLHLPHSMKTYLLYRDRR; encoded by the exons ATATAAAGGTGGCCGGGGACCGGTGTTAAGATCTAGCGACCGTCGCCGCCCACAGAGCATTTCATCCACGTCACCGTTATCACCACGTGTGGTGCTATCCCGTTTGGAGCCTCGAGATTTTGAACGTCTTCGTCTTTCGTACAAAGTAACGATATTGGACCAAAGACGAACGCGCAGCAGCCGTGGCATGAACATGGGACAAAAAAATAGCGGCGGAGTTAAATCAGTCAGCCGAGATGCTCCGGCTCCATTCAAACCAGTCATCCCCCGTGAATTGGCTGCCGACTTCACAAGGCCGGCCCGCCTAGAAATCCTTCTGGATATGCCGCCTGTGTCTCGCGATGTACAAGTGAAGTACTCATggaattcagaagacagatcGCTCAATATATTCGTGAAAGAAGATGACAAACTCACATTTCATAGACATCCTGTTGCACAAAGCACCGATTGTATACGAGGTAAATTCGGCTTCACCAAAGGGCTGCACGTGTGGGAAGTTTACTGGCCCACGCGACAAAGGGGGACACATGCTGTCGTGGGAGTAGCTACAATAGAAGCACCTCTTCATTCCGTAGGTTATCAAAGTCTAGTTGGTTCAACAGATCAAAGTTGGGGATGGGATCTGGGAAGGAATAAATTGTATCATGATTCAAAGAACTGTGCTGGAGTCACGTACCCTGCTATTCTGAAACAGGATGAAGCATTTCTGGTGCCCGACAAATTCCTGGTCGCTCTCGATATGGACGAGGGCACTCTTAGTTTTATAGTAGATGGCCAGTATTTGGGAGTAGCGTTTCGAGGACTGAAAGGAAAGAAACTGTATCCGATTGTTTCGGCTGTATGGGGTCACTGCGAGATAACGATGAAATATATTGGAGGTCTTGACC CTGAACCCCTACCACTTATGGATCTCTGCCGGCGTGTTATACGTCAAAAAATAGGACGACATCGATTAGAAGATCGTATCCAAGACTTACATCTGCCTCATTCAATGAAAACATATTTACTTTATAGAGATCGTAGATAA